From a region of the Daphnia magna isolate NIES linkage group LG1, ASM2063170v1.1, whole genome shotgun sequence genome:
- the LOC116915629 gene encoding ras-related protein Rab-39B isoform X1 has protein sequence MVEPIFDYQFRIIIIGNSTVGKSSLLKYFTDGRFAEVSDPTVGVDFFARLLQVEDGTRIKLQLWDTAGQERFRSITKSYFRNSVGVLLVYDICCKKSFENVPVWMNEAKSHIEPHRAVFILVGCKLDLKDQREVSSEEAARFANFNEMPFVETSAKTGENVEEAFRIVGQEIYNRVQLGEYSIHDGWDGVKAGYRRAGRDYGLVEAEAARTTCC, from the exons ATGGTGGAGCCTATTTTCGATTATCAGTTCAGAATCATAATTATTGGAAATAGCACTGTTGGCAAAAGTTCACTGCTCAAGTATTTTACTGATGGAAGATTTGCAGAG gtttcaGATCCCACAGTTGGTGTTGATTTTTTTGCAAGATTACTGCAGGTGGAAGATGGTACTAGGATAAAGCTACAGTTGTGGGACACTGCAG gTCAAGAAAGGTTTCGATCAATCACAAAGTCATATTTCAGGAATTCG GTTGGAGTACTTTTAGTTTATGACATTTGCTGTAAGAAGAGCTTTGAAAATGTACCAGTCTGGATGAATGAAGCCAAATCACATATTGAGCCACACAGAGCTGTTTTTATCCTTGTTGGTTGtaaactggatttgaaagACCAAAGAGAGGTGTCAAGTGAAGAAGCTGCAAGGTTTGCAAACTTCAATGAAATGCCTTTTGTTGAAACTTCTGCCAAAACAG GTGAAAATGTGGAAGAAGCGTTTCGTATTGTTGGCCAGGAAATTTATAACCGCGTTCAGCTAGGAGAATACTCAATCCACGACGGATGGGATGGAGTTAAAGCTGGTTATCGAAGAGCTGGCCGAGATTACGGTCTAGTAGAAGCCGAAGCTGCCAGGACAACGTGTTGCTGA
- the LOC116928100 gene encoding IST1 homolog, with protein MFDSGPNYSKLKTNLRLAVNRLKLLEKKNTELALKARKEIADYIAAGKAERAKIRVEQIIREDYLVEAMEILEMYCDLLLARFGLVQQMKTLDEGLAEAISSLIWVAPRMQADVAELKIIAEQLGIKYGKPYSLACRDNAIGTVAPKLMHKLSVQAPPKILVEKYLIEIAKNYNVFYEPDPQIMREAAAAEEALLIDFNATEAGKMGGGNLGWVHPGQAAGATGGPPQGWMPPPNAGFAPFPGGAYGPMSAMSPPPPYGYPLPPSYQQQEKPPIASAPHPLMDEKKLPSFNIPPNNLGTNSNASSKDNSPTGNSNSKPLNTNLQINQHPKPSPRTKINSPSPDMDLPDLPSVPQDNLAAPGEKDADDDIDFDDLTRRFEDLKKKK; from the exons ATGTTTGACAGTGGACCCAATTACagcaaattaaaaacaaacctgAG ATTGGCTGTCAACCGCCTCAAACttctggagaaaaaaaacacagagtTGGCATTGAAGGCTCGCAAGGAAATTGCAGATTACATTGCTGCTGGTAAAGCCGAAAGAg CCAAAATTCGAGTTGAACAAATTATTAGGGAGGATTATCTAGTTGAGGCTATGGAAATCCTAGAGATGTATTGTGATCTTCTTTTAGCCAGATTTGGGCTTGTACAACAGATGAAAACTTTAGATGAAGGATTGGCTGAAGCCATATCAAGCTTAATTTGGGTAGCTCCACGAATGCAAGCTGATGTGGCTGAATTGAAAATAATAGCTGAACAATTGGGCATTAAATACGGTAAACCGTACAGCTTGGCTTGTCGCGATAACGCAATAGGCACTGTTGCACCCAAGTTAATGCATAAGCTTAGCGTGCAAGCACCGCCCAAAATTCTGGTAGAAAAATACTTGATCGAAATCGCTAAAAACTACAACGTTTTCTATGAACCAGACCCGCAG ATCATGCGAGAGGCGGCTGCTGCTGAGGAAGCGCTTCTGATCGACTTTAACGCAACTGAAGCTGGAAAAATGGGAGGAGGTAATCTCGGATGGGTCCATCCAGGTCAAGCAGCCGGGGCTACTGGAGGCCCACCGCAAGGATGGATGCCACCACCTAATGCAGGCTTCGCTCCTTTTCCTGGTGGCGCATATGGACCAATGAGTGCCATGTCTCCACCTCCACCTTATGGATACCCATTGCCACCGAGTTACCAGCAACAGGAAAAACCACCGATAGCATCAGCTCCTCATCCCTTGATGGACGAAAAGAAATTACCTTCGTTTAATATTCCTCCAAATAATCTAGGAACAAACAGTAACGCATCATCAAAAGATAATTCACCTACTGGTAATAGCAATAGCAAACCGCTTAATACGAACTTACAG ATAAACCAACATCCGAAACCGAGTCCACGAACAAAGATAAATAGTCCGTCACCAGATATGGACCTTCCTGATCTGCCGTCCGTTCCTCAGGATAACTTAGCTGCACCAGGCGAAAAAGACGCGGATGATGACATTGATTTTGACGATCTTACCCGTCGTTTCGaagatttaaagaaaaagaagtag
- the LOC116915629 gene encoding ras-related protein Rab-39B isoform X2, with amino-acid sequence MVEPIFDYQFRIIIIGNSTVGKSSLLKYFTDGRFAEVSDPTVGVDFFARLLQVEDGTRIKLQLWDTAGQERKSFENVPVWMNEAKSHIEPHRAVFILVGCKLDLKDQREVSSEEAARFANFNEMPFVETSAKTGENVEEAFRIVGQEIYNRVQLGEYSIHDGWDGVKAGYRRAGRDYGLVEAEAARTTCC; translated from the exons ATGGTGGAGCCTATTTTCGATTATCAGTTCAGAATCATAATTATTGGAAATAGCACTGTTGGCAAAAGTTCACTGCTCAAGTATTTTACTGATGGAAGATTTGCAGAG gtttcaGATCCCACAGTTGGTGTTGATTTTTTTGCAAGATTACTGCAGGTGGAAGATGGTACTAGGATAAAGCTACAGTTGTGGGACACTGCAG gTCAAGAAAGG AAGAGCTTTGAAAATGTACCAGTCTGGATGAATGAAGCCAAATCACATATTGAGCCACACAGAGCTGTTTTTATCCTTGTTGGTTGtaaactggatttgaaagACCAAAGAGAGGTGTCAAGTGAAGAAGCTGCAAGGTTTGCAAACTTCAATGAAATGCCTTTTGTTGAAACTTCTGCCAAAACAG GTGAAAATGTGGAAGAAGCGTTTCGTATTGTTGGCCAGGAAATTTATAACCGCGTTCAGCTAGGAGAATACTCAATCCACGACGGATGGGATGGAGTTAAAGCTGGTTATCGAAGAGCTGGCCGAGATTACGGTCTAGTAGAAGCCGAAGCTGCCAGGACAACGTGTTGCTGA
- the LOC116928092 gene encoding LOW QUALITY PROTEIN: sarcolemmal membrane-associated protein (The sequence of the model RefSeq protein was modified relative to this genomic sequence to represent the inferred CDS: inserted 1 base in 1 codon): MVVIEFDLPRSVSLSALDENNVTLKDSPENGGQESNKMVPRATLICRPNSHPFQERNLSLESAMKVGRSVARVKPAVNNAIFDCKVLSRNHALLWYKDGKFYLQDTKSSNGTFVNNQRLSKGSEESVPREVCSGDIVQFGVDVMENSRKVTHGCIVATVKLYLPDGKEAKASPSTGIQEEEDSCELGKQDLYQLNQWIQEAVIREQVLETKLGSLQRIVSATREAAEMGWTALMEEDRLLTRIESLENQLVVSSKNFHEDKLREEIRKLYDEKNIYQDVSKESLRKVLTEKMETXKKLQETERSLSNAEDERDNMKELNDKLNEQILELAEKFEKESDELQSCKRKLQEADNQQLRHEQEMQSRQDALREAQEKETVLLAQVESRQAEIDFTKEQLANLRLRLDSMKVAEELKKDENEIGGDEVEDKSNNVKENQTETLRQRVVQLESQLKTSLAKNLNGEFVPDPIGYKSKEVDRLQGRCTWDCYLYRRQLACCSVILKELLEETRAKCRVLESEVERRQLEAQDGWSAAAHLQQYFRNLHNILKGSSEQDEEFTDEPSALAELVRTSIVSLNNEYQELRETNAKNKDLISLLTLRLSNYEKEEQRAQHTANQKGLTSEMEYLRDEVAILTIQLKEMEVSRIEQIEERQKWQRAYQSLALSVENRDSGVASGFSSPVNNPPSSRDPEMRDSGIRELNSADDLIADESTTTQQLSEVQRELETLKRHYDNVQSEKKQLEEEFSQLKDNYSLLSSQSKTATALCLMPLLVLFISFFLAFYRFFSRLTATFEP; encoded by the exons ATGGTTGTGATCGAATTTGACCTACCCCGATCCGTCTCTCTCTCCGCACTGGACGAAAACAATGTGACCCTCAAAGATTCCCCCGAAAATGGGGGACAGGAATCCAACAAGATGGTTCCTAGAGCTACACTTATCTGCCGACCAAATTCACATCCTTTCCAG GAGAGAAATCTCAGCCTGGAGAGTGCCATGAAAGTTGGGCGGTCAGTGGCTAGAGTGAAGCCTGCTGTTAACAATGCCATATTTGATTGTAAAGTATTATCTAGGAATCATGCATTGTTGTGGTATAAAGATGGAAAG TTTTATTTACAAGACACCAAAAGTAGCAATGGAACATTTGTGAACAATCAAAGATTAAGTAAGGGATCTGAGGAATCAGTACCAAGAGAAGTGTGCTCTGGTGATATAGTACAGTTTGGGGTAGATGTTATGgaaaattcaagaaaag ttacTCATGGTTGTATTGTAGCTACTGTAAAGTTATATTTACCTGATGGCAAAGAAGCCAAAGCCAG TCCTTCAACAGGCatccaagaagaagaagatagtTGTGAACTTGGCAAACAAGATCTCTACCAACTCAACCAATGGATACAG GAAGCGGTTATTCGAGAACAAGTTTTAGAAACGAAATTAGGATCCTTGCAGCGTATTGTGAGCGCTACGCGTGAAGCAGCTGAAATGGGCTGGACAGCATTGATGGAGGAAGACAGACTATTAACTCGGATAGAATCGCTTGAAAATCAACTTGTCGTTTCATCGAAA AACTTTCACGAGGATAAACTACGAGAGGAGATCCGAAAGTTGTATGAcgagaaaaacatttatcagGATGTTTCTAAAGAATCTTTGCGGAAAGTGCTCACGGAAAAGATGGAGA TTAAAAAATTGCAGGAAACCGAACG ATCGTTGAGTAATGCCGAAGACGAACGCGACAATATGaaagaattaaatgataaGTTGAATGAACAAATATTAGAACTGGCTGAGAAATTCGAAAAGGAATCAGACGAGTTACAATCGTGCAAGAGAAAATTGCAGGAGGCAGACAACCAACAACTTCGTCATGAACAGGAAATGCAGTCGCGACAAGACGCACTTCGTGAAgctcaagaaaaagaaacggttCTTTTAGCCcag GTGGAGAGCAGGCAGGCGGAAATCGATTTCACCAAAGAGCAGCTCGCAAATCTAAGACTACGTCTTGATTCAATGAAAGTAGCAGAAGAACTaaagaaagatgaaaatgaaatcggcGGAGATGAAGTTGAAGATAAGAGTAACAATgtcaaagaaaatcaaactgAAACGTTGAGACAACGTGTGGTCCAACTTGAGTCACAACTTAAAACATCACTCGCAAAA AATCTGAATGGAGAATTCGTCCCAGATCCTATTGGATACAAGTCAAAAGAAGTTGATCGTCTACAAG GTCGATGCACGTGGGATTGTTATCTTTACCGCAGGCAATTGGCATGTTGTAGTGTAATTTTAAAAG AGCTTTTGGAAGAAACGCGCGCCAAGTGCCGAGTACTCGAGTCAGAAGTTGAGAGGCGGCAGCTGGAGGCACAGGATGGCTGGTCCGCTGCTGCTCACCTACAACAATACTTTAGAAATCTGCACAATATTCTCAAAGGCTCGTCCGAGCAAGATGAGGAATTCACCGATGAACCGTCCGCGCTGGCTGAGCTCGTCCGTACCAGTATCGTTTCACTAAACAATGAGTACCAAGAACTTCGagaaacaaatgcgaaaaacaAGGACCTCATTTCGTTACTGACAC TGCGGCTGAGCAATTACGAGAAGGAAGAGCAGCGTGCACAACACACTGCTAACCAAAAAGGTCTGACGTCCGAGATGGAATATCTCAGGGATGAAGTCGCTATCCTCACCATCCAATTAAAAGA GATGGAAGTGTCCAGGATAGAACAAATCGAGGAACGCCAGAAATGGCAGCGGGCCTACCAATCGCTTGCGCTCAGCGTCGAGAATCGAGACAGTGGTGTGGCCAGCGGATTTAGCAGTCCAGTCAATAATCCCCCTAGCTCCCGTGATCCTGAAATGAGAGATTCAGGCATTCGGGAACTGAATTCGGCTGACGACCTTATTGCCGATGAATCCACAACCACTCAg CAGTTGTCTGAGGTACAGAGGGAACTTGAAACATTAAAGCGCCACTACGATAATGTACAAAGCGAGAAAAAACAACTGGAGGAGGAATTTTCCCAGTTAAAGGACAATTACTCATTGCTATCTTCTCAGTCGAAAACG GCGACGGCGTTATGTCTTATGCCCTTGCTCGTACTCTTCATCTCGTTCTTCCTGGCCTTCTACCGCTTCTTCTCACGGTTGACGGCCACCTTCGAACCCTGA
- the LOC116915613 gene encoding nicotinamide N-methyltransferase — translation MVEKENKSLSSVYQEKFQPDYYIRRYYSGLDAGNEFCLRNLHQFFKQAESNKNTEGAAKKVLEVGSGPVPIYIISASQWTDWIVCSDFLEQNRHKFNEWLSTGRKADETWLPYARYVAHLESENADQESAFLVLERARRSIRSILPCDVLQSDPLLGKADTLFDVIISVFCLECAASSAEEYRITITNVARLLQPSGHLIMMGGLEGEYYFICDRKIPRIKLTREMIDSALEDAGCRIVTWEELPRSLRPPDLPIDYKAMFFCVAKKKLLM, via the exons ATGGtcgaaaaggaaaacaagtcCTTAAGCTCGGTGTATCAGGAGAAATTCCAACCTGATTATTACATTAGGCGATACTATTCGGGTTTAGATGCTGGAAACGAGTTCTGTCTTCGCAACCTGcatcaattttttaaacaag ctgaatcgaataaaaacaCGGAAGGCGCTGCGAAAAAAGTTTTAGAAGTCGGATCGGGGCCTGTGCCGATTTACATAATTTCGGCCAGCCAATGGACTGACTGGATTGTTTGTAGCGACTTCCTGGAACAAAACAGACACAAATTCAACGAGTGGCTATCCACCGGACGTAAAGCTGACGAAACTTGGCTGCCTTATGCACGTTACGTTGCCCATTTGGAGTCTGAGAA TGCCGACCAGGAGTCTGCGTTCTTGGTGCTGGAGCGTGCAAGGCGTTCCATTCGGTCCATACTACCGTGCGATGTTCTCCAGAGCGATCCGTTGTTAGGAAAGGCCGACACTTTATTTGACGTCATAATATCCGTGTTTTGCCTTGAATGTGCTGCGTCTTCCGCTGAAGAATATCGGATTACCATCACGAATGTTGCTCGACTCTTACAACCCTCTGGCCACCTCATCATGATG GGTGGACTGGAAGGCgaatattattttatttgcgATAGAAAAATCCCTAGAATTAAACTCACACGGGAAATGATCGATTCGGCCTTGGAAGACGCTGGTTGTAGAATTGTCACCTGGGAAGAATTGCCGCGAAGCTTACGGCCTCCGGATTTGCCCATTGATTATAAAgcaatgtttttttgtgtagcaaaaaaaaaattactgatGTGA